The Neoarius graeffei isolate fNeoGra1 chromosome 12, fNeoGra1.pri, whole genome shotgun sequence genome window below encodes:
- the LOC132895775 gene encoding E3 SUMO-protein ligase ZBED1-like has translation MDAATKPPGLLQGKFIFKKLPNGDIDKTKVVCTLCNAELVYCRSSTSLKYHLNAKHPLANAADAGSSTETPGKSHRQTTLFECNRGKPVSAALSDKLTNLLAQWIATSCRPISVVEDDGLELVLQAATGNPSYKLPARRTIIRTITPHDQYTAEKAAKDEKMVEARCVALTGDHWTSVNNDNYLGVTVHLIDASWEFHSFALGVMKTEERHFAEACARQFLDVANQWGIADKICTIGTDSAPNLVAAGRILPFEHFPCVAHVVQRAIVMSLREGGFDAALAKCRKMVGHFKHSPANSDELKVQQASLGQVQEPLVQDVPTRWNSTLEMIKRVRRNRDALHTMLSQQQHHLALPTCAEYEKLAKLEKLLEPCRYITEFLGGDKYVSCSVVIPALCHLQHEMKISDDDPAYIVRFKAAFTKDLSQQREKLNLEWLKGIVATALDPRFKDLKCLARADREAVWAKLCELVKGEESALQPLGEENPAPPKKKTALLLMGSDSESDEETPADNTVERYKVEPSASLDQYPLKWWSEHTAVYGKMAHIARKYLGTPATTVP, from the exons ATGGATGCAGCTACGAAGCCACCGGGTTTGCTTCAGGGAAAATTCATTTTTAAGAAGCTTCCCAATGGAGACATCGACAAGACTAAGGTTGTTTGCACCTTATGCAATGCGGAATTAGTTTACTGTAGGAGTTCTACCAGTCTCAAGTACCACCTAAACGCAAAGCATCCCTTAGCTAATGCTGCTGATGCCGGGTCAAGCACTGAAACGCCGGGGAAGAGTCACCGTCAAACTACTTTGTTTGAGTGCAACCGAGGCAAGCCCGTCAGCGCAGCTCTATCAGACAAGCTAACTAATCTTCTCGCTCAGTGGATTGCCACTAGCTGCCGGCCCATCAGCGTGGTTGAGGATGATGGGCTAGAGCTTGTTCTCCAGGCGGCCACAGGTAACCCATCTTACAAACTACCTGCGAGGCGAACTATCATTAGGACCATTACACCGCATGACCAGTACACCGCAGAGAAAGCTGCAAAGGATGAGAAGATGGTAGAGGCGAGGTGTGTAGCACTGACCGGAGACCATTGGACATCTGTCAACAATGATAACTACCTCGGCGTTACTGTGCACCTCATCGATGCTAGCTGGGAATTTCACTCCTTCGCTTTAG GTGTGATGAAAACAGAGGAGCGTCACTTTGCAGAAGCATGTGCTAGGCAGTTTCTCGACGTCGCTAATCAGTGGGGGATAGCTGACAAAATCTGCACTATTGGAACAGACAGCGCTCCTAATTTGGTGGCAGCAGGGAGGATACTGCCATTCGAGCATTTCCCGTGTGTTGCCCATGTTGTACAGAGAGCTATCGTAATGTCACTTCGAGAAGGGGGTTTTGATGCGGCACTTGCCAAGTGCCGTAAAATGGTCGGACATTTCAAACACAGTCCGGCCAACTCAGACGAGCTGAAAGTCCAGCAAGCTTCCCTTGGGCAAGTTCAGGAGCCACTCGTGCAAGATGTTCCAACACGGTGGAATTCTACCCTCGAGATGATCAAGCGCGTGAGGCGCAACAGAGACGCACTGCACACAATGCTGTCTCAACAGCAGCACCATCTGGCCCTCCCAACATGTGCCGAATATGAGAAGTTGGCGAAGCTAGAGAAACTGCTGGAGCCATGCAG gtACATCACTGAGTTCCTTGGTGGGGATAAGTATGTATCCTGCTCTGTGGTTATACCCGCCCTGTGCCACCTCCAGCACGAGATGAAGATCTCAGATGATGATCCGGCCTATATTGTGCGATTCAAGGCTGCCTTCACCAAGGACCTCAGTCAGCAGAGGGAGAAATTAAACCTGGAGtggcttaaagggata GTGGCGACTGCTCTAGATCCACGGTTTAAGGACCTCAAGTGCTTGGCCAGAGCAGACAGGGAGGCAGTGTGGGCAAAGCTATGTGAGTTGGTGAAGGGAGAAGAATCTGCTCTGCAGCCACTCGGGGAGGAGAACCCTGCGCCACCAAAGAAGAAAACAGCCCTGCTACTGATGGGATCAGACTCCGAATCAGATGAAGAAACACCAGCAGACAATACTGTGGAGAGGTACAAGGTAGAGCCCAGTGCCAGTCTAGATCAGTATCCACTGAAGTGGTGGTCGGAGCACACTGCTGTCTATGGTAAGATGGCCCACATTGCCCGTAAATACTTGGGGACTCCTGCCACAACTGTCCCATGA